A genomic stretch from Sinorhizobium terangae includes:
- a CDS encoding CobW family GTP-binding protein: MNGPLPVVPVSILTGFLGAGKTTLLNRLLKDPDLADTAVIINEFGDVSIDHLLVEASSDGVIELSDGCLCCTVRGELVDTLADLMDRMQTGRIKPLRRVVIETTGLADPAPVLQSVLGNPVIAQNFRLDGVVTVVDAVNGLQTIANHVEALKQVAVADRLVISKTKLANEAERDALFERLKDLNPRAPLIDGDTDEAGRADLFACGLYDASTKVADVGRWLQDEAHADHDHHDHDHGHDHDHHHGHHDHHHHDVTRHGSDIRSFSIVHDRPIEPMALEMFIDLLRSAHGDKLLRMKAVVSVADNPERPLVLHGVQTVFHAPERLAAWPDPADQRTRMVLITKGLEEAFVRDLFDAFTGKPRIDRPDAQALSDNPLAVPGVKF, translated from the coding sequence ATGAACGGTCCATTGCCGGTGGTGCCGGTATCAATCCTCACCGGCTTTCTCGGTGCGGGCAAGACGACGCTTCTCAATCGCTTGCTCAAGGATCCCGACCTCGCCGACACCGCGGTCATCATCAACGAGTTCGGCGATGTCTCGATCGACCACCTGCTGGTCGAGGCGTCGAGCGATGGCGTGATCGAGCTTTCCGACGGGTGCCTCTGCTGCACGGTGCGCGGCGAGCTTGTCGATACGCTCGCTGACCTCATGGACCGGATGCAGACCGGCCGCATCAAGCCGCTGAGGCGCGTCGTCATCGAAACGACCGGGCTTGCCGATCCGGCGCCGGTGCTGCAATCCGTGCTCGGCAATCCGGTCATCGCGCAGAACTTCCGGCTGGACGGTGTCGTCACGGTCGTGGACGCGGTCAACGGGCTGCAGACGATTGCGAACCATGTGGAAGCCTTGAAGCAGGTCGCGGTCGCCGACCGTCTCGTCATCAGCAAGACCAAGCTCGCCAATGAGGCGGAGCGCGATGCCCTCTTCGAGCGGCTCAAGGACCTTAATCCACGTGCGCCGTTGATCGACGGCGACACGGACGAGGCCGGCCGTGCGGATCTGTTCGCCTGCGGTCTCTATGACGCGTCGACCAAGGTCGCCGATGTCGGCCGTTGGCTTCAGGACGAGGCGCACGCCGATCATGATCACCATGATCACGACCATGGGCATGACCATGACCATCATCATGGACATCACGATCACCACCATCACGACGTTACGCGCCACGGCTCGGACATCCGGTCCTTCAGCATCGTGCACGACCGTCCGATCGAGCCTATGGCGCTGGAGATGTTCATCGATCTGCTGCGCTCGGCCCATGGCGACAAGCTGCTGCGGATGAAGGCGGTCGTTTCCGTGGCGGACAACCCTGAACGGCCGCTCGTTCTGCACGGCGTGCAGACGGTTTTTCACGCGCCGGAGCGGCTGGCCGCCTGGCCCGATCCTGCCGACCAGCGCACGCGCATGGTACTGATCACCAAAGGCCTCGAAGAAGCCTTCGTGCGCGACCTCTTCGATGCCTTCACCGGCAAGCCGCGGATCGATCGACCCGACGCACAGGCGCTCTCCGACAACCCGCTCGCGGTTCCCGGAGTGAAATTCTAG
- a CDS encoding HlyC/CorC family transporter codes for MTSDTLWAFVAEHWPSLVSVICLLLLSAFFSGSEAALTAASRARMHMLESNGDRRAGIVNRLIERRDRLVGTLLLGNNLVTILATSLATSLLIGLVGSSAVAVATLSMTVLLVVFAEVLPKSWAIASPDRFALAVAPLVRPFMAVAGPVSSLINTFVRRLLTLFGVNVSSDKPMLTAQEELRGAVDLLHREGSVIKADLDRLGGVLDLGELEVSDIMIHRTAMQAVNAEDQSEVCVRVILESPFTRLPLWRGSTDNIIGVIHSKDLLRALAEPDVEPASLDIVKIAQKPWFVPDTTNLRDQLNAFLRRKLHLAIVVDEYGQVQGLVTLEDILEEIVGDIADEHDIDIQGVRQEADGSIVVDGSVPIRDLNRALDWSLPDEEATTVAGLVIHESKSIPEERQAFTFYGKRFIVMKRVKNRITRLRIRPAEDETSIG; via the coding sequence ATGACCAGCGACACGCTATGGGCATTCGTGGCGGAGCATTGGCCGTCTCTTGTTTCGGTCATCTGCCTGCTGTTGCTCTCGGCGTTCTTTTCCGGATCGGAGGCTGCTTTGACCGCGGCATCCCGGGCGCGGATGCACATGCTCGAAAGCAACGGCGATCGGCGGGCGGGTATCGTCAATCGGCTGATCGAGCGGCGTGACCGCCTCGTTGGAACGCTTCTCCTCGGCAACAACCTCGTCACCATTCTCGCGACATCGCTGGCCACGAGCCTGCTGATCGGCCTCGTTGGCAGTTCCGCAGTGGCGGTCGCCACGCTTAGCATGACCGTGCTGCTCGTCGTCTTTGCCGAAGTGTTGCCGAAGAGCTGGGCCATTGCCTCCCCGGACCGGTTCGCGCTCGCCGTGGCACCTCTGGTAAGGCCCTTCATGGCGGTTGCCGGTCCGGTGTCTTCTCTCATCAATACCTTCGTCCGGCGCCTTTTGACGCTCTTCGGCGTGAACGTTTCCTCCGACAAGCCGATGCTGACGGCGCAGGAGGAACTGCGCGGCGCCGTCGACCTGCTCCACCGGGAAGGATCCGTAATCAAGGCGGACCTCGATCGTCTGGGCGGCGTGCTGGATCTCGGCGAACTCGAGGTCTCCGATATCATGATCCACCGCACCGCCATGCAGGCGGTCAATGCGGAAGACCAATCGGAGGTCTGCGTACGCGTAATCCTCGAAAGTCCGTTCACGCGCCTGCCGCTCTGGCGCGGCTCGACCGACAACATCATCGGGGTCATCCATTCCAAGGATCTCCTACGCGCGCTTGCGGAGCCCGACGTCGAGCCCGCGAGCCTCGACATCGTCAAGATTGCGCAGAAGCCCTGGTTCGTCCCGGATACGACCAACCTCAGGGATCAGCTCAATGCCTTTCTGCGACGCAAGCTGCACCTCGCCATCGTCGTCGACGAATACGGCCAGGTCCAGGGCCTCGTGACACTCGAGGATATTCTTGAGGAGATCGTCGGCGATATCGCCGATGAACACGACATCGACATCCAGGGCGTGCGGCAGGAGGCTGACGGGTCGATCGTCGTCGATGGTTCCGTGCCGATCCGCGACCTCAACCGGGCGCTAGATTGGTCGCTGCCGGACGAGGAGGCAACCACCGTCGCCGGCCTCGTCATCCACGAATCGAAGAGCATTCCGGAAGAACGGCAGGCCTTCACCTTCTACGGCAAGCGCTTCATCGTCATGAAGCGCGTCAAGAACCGGATCACCAGACTGCGCATCCGGCCCGCCGAGGATGAAACGTCGATCGGTTAG
- the aroB gene encoding 3-dehydroquinate synthase, whose translation MTSHVIPAAERKVRVDLGDRSYDILIGPGLIAAAGKEIVSRLKGRKMAVITDENVAPRYLQPLMASLNENGINAVSLVLPAGEKTKSFDHLIPVCETVLGARIERNDAVIALGGGVIGDLTGFAAGIVRRGSRFIQIPTSLLAQVDSSVGGKTGINSPHGKNLIGVFHQPDLVLADTDVLDTLSPREFRAGYAEVAKYGLIDKPEFFEWLERNWQAVFAGGPARIEAIAVSCQAKADVVAADERENGLRALLNLGHTFGHALEAATEYDSARLVHGEGVAIGMVLAHEFSARMNLASPDDARRVEAHLKAVGLPTRMADIPGSLPPAERLMDAIGQDKKVKGGKLTFILTRGIGQSFVADDVPASEVLSFLKEKHPR comes from the coding sequence ATGACTAGCCATGTGATACCCGCCGCTGAACGCAAGGTCCGTGTCGACCTCGGAGATCGCTCCTATGACATTCTTATCGGCCCCGGCCTCATCGCCGCGGCGGGCAAGGAAATCGTTTCGCGGCTCAAGGGCCGGAAGATGGCGGTCATTACCGACGAGAACGTCGCGCCTCGCTACCTTCAGCCGCTGATGGCGAGCCTCAACGAAAATGGCATCAACGCGGTGTCGCTCGTGCTGCCCGCCGGCGAAAAGACCAAGAGCTTCGACCATCTCATTCCCGTCTGCGAGACCGTGCTCGGCGCCAGAATCGAGCGGAACGACGCCGTGATCGCGCTTGGCGGTGGCGTGATCGGCGACCTTACCGGCTTTGCGGCCGGCATCGTACGCCGCGGCTCGCGCTTTATCCAGATTCCGACGTCGCTGCTGGCGCAGGTTGATTCTTCCGTCGGCGGCAAGACCGGGATCAATTCGCCGCACGGCAAGAACCTGATCGGTGTGTTTCATCAGCCGGATCTCGTGCTGGCCGACACGGACGTGCTCGATACGCTGAGCCCGCGCGAATTCCGGGCGGGTTATGCCGAAGTCGCCAAATACGGCCTGATCGACAAGCCGGAATTCTTCGAATGGCTCGAACGGAACTGGCAGGCCGTCTTCGCCGGGGGCCCGGCGCGCATCGAGGCCATTGCCGTCAGCTGCCAGGCGAAGGCCGACGTGGTGGCTGCGGACGAACGCGAGAACGGCTTGCGCGCGCTTCTCAATCTCGGACATACCTTCGGTCATGCCCTGGAGGCGGCGACGGAATATGACAGCGCGCGTCTGGTGCACGGCGAGGGCGTTGCGATCGGCATGGTGCTGGCACACGAGTTTTCTGCCCGCATGAACCTTGCGAGCCCGGACGATGCGCGGCGCGTGGAAGCTCATCTCAAGGCGGTCGGCCTGCCGACGCGGATGGCCGACATACCCGGCAGCCTGCCGCCGGCCGAGCGGCTGATGGACGCGATCGGCCAGGACAAGAAGGTGAAGGGCGGCAAACTCACCTTCATCCTGACCAGGGGCATCGGCCAGTCCTTTGTCGCCGATGATGTTCCGGCTTCCGAGGTGCTGAGCTTCCTCAAGGAAAAACATCCCCGATGA
- a CDS encoding methyltransferase family protein produces the protein MIRENNAGSTMNDAGGNLNDSSGAAVRPPIVWALMVVAGRVIDVVHPLPFLPAAVPAGWLGAIVFLTGLALLIWAATTFRRAGTHVPTTQPTTTIVEEGPYRFSRNPIYIGMFLGLIGLAVGFDSLWLLILLVPFYFVIRYLVVAREEAYLERKFGDAYRGYRSRVRRWL, from the coding sequence ATGATCCGCGAGAACAATGCGGGCTCAACAATGAACGATGCGGGCGGCAATCTTAACGACAGTTCCGGCGCGGCGGTGCGGCCGCCGATCGTCTGGGCCTTGATGGTCGTGGCGGGGCGCGTGATTGACGTGGTCCACCCGCTGCCATTCCTGCCGGCGGCAGTGCCGGCCGGTTGGTTGGGCGCAATCGTGTTCCTGACGGGCCTGGCACTGTTGATCTGGGCGGCGACGACATTCCGCCGGGCGGGAACGCATGTTCCGACCACACAGCCGACGACGACGATCGTCGAAGAGGGCCCGTACCGCTTCAGCCGGAACCCGATCTACATCGGTATGTTTCTCGGCCTGATCGGCCTCGCCGTAGGCTTCGACAGCCTGTGGCTCCTCATTCTGCTGGTGCCGTTTTACTTCGTCATCCGCTACCTGGTGGTGGCCCGAGAGGAAGCCTATCTCGAACGCAAGTTCGGTGACGCCTATCGCGGCTACAGGAGCCGCGTCCGCCGCTGGCTGTGA
- a CDS encoding sulfurtransferase TusA family protein, with the protein MPDEPRTVYDLRGLKCPLPVLKTRKRMQTLAPGTLLEIETTDPLAVIDIPHFCNEDGHRLEEAAPTKGGHRFLIRKKA; encoded by the coding sequence ATGCCGGACGAACCCAGGACCGTCTATGATCTGAGGGGGCTGAAATGCCCCCTTCCCGTTTTGAAGACGCGCAAGCGCATGCAGACGCTCGCTCCGGGCACCCTGCTCGAAATCGAGACGACCGATCCACTCGCGGTGATCGACATTCCGCATTTCTGCAACGAGGATGGACACCGGCTCGAGGAAGCGGCACCAACCAAGGGCGGCCATCGTTTCCTCATCCGCAAGAAGGCTTGA
- a CDS encoding acetyl-CoA carboxylase carboxyltransferase subunit alpha: MHNYLDFEKPISDLEGKILELKKLASEDESVNTSDEIARLEVRVRDAMAEIYSKLTPWQKTQVARHPSRPHFLDYAAELFTEFTPLAGDRNFGNDDAIQAGLARFRGMPVAVLGQEKGNDTKSRIKHNFGSPRPEGYRKAIRVMEMADRFSLPLITLVDTAGAYPGVGAEERGQAEAIARSTEMCLNVKVPIVTVVIGEGGSGGAIAIATGNRVYMLEHAIYSVISPEGAASILWRDSTRAKEAASNMKITAEDLKSLGIIDGIIPEPVGGAHRDPASVIGRTGTVIADALRDLSGRNGDELRTDRRQKYLNIGRNL; the protein is encoded by the coding sequence ATGCACAACTATCTCGACTTCGAAAAACCCATCTCTGATCTCGAAGGCAAGATTCTCGAACTGAAGAAGCTCGCCAGCGAAGATGAGAGTGTGAACACATCCGACGAGATCGCGCGGCTTGAGGTGCGTGTACGCGACGCGATGGCAGAGATCTATTCCAAGCTGACGCCGTGGCAGAAGACACAGGTCGCCCGCCACCCGTCGCGCCCGCATTTTCTCGACTACGCCGCCGAACTCTTCACCGAATTCACGCCGCTCGCCGGCGACCGCAACTTTGGCAACGACGATGCGATCCAGGCGGGTCTCGCCCGCTTTCGCGGCATGCCGGTCGCCGTCCTCGGTCAGGAAAAGGGCAACGACACCAAGTCGCGCATCAAGCATAATTTCGGCAGCCCGCGGCCGGAAGGCTACCGCAAGGCGATCCGCGTCATGGAGATGGCCGACCGCTTCAGTCTGCCGCTGATCACGCTGGTCGACACGGCGGGCGCCTATCCGGGCGTCGGCGCCGAGGAGCGCGGCCAGGCCGAGGCGATCGCCCGCTCGACCGAGATGTGCCTCAACGTCAAGGTGCCGATCGTGACCGTAGTTATCGGTGAAGGCGGCTCCGGCGGCGCGATCGCGATCGCAACAGGCAACCGCGTCTATATGCTGGAACACGCGATCTACAGCGTCATCTCGCCGGAAGGCGCGGCTTCGATCCTGTGGCGCGATTCAACGCGCGCCAAGGAAGCCGCCAGCAACATGAAGATCACTGCCGAGGACCTGAAGTCGCTCGGCATCATCGACGGTATCATTCCCGAACCGGTCGGCGGCGCCCATCGTGATCCGGCGTCGGTCATCGGCCGCACCGGGACCGTCATCGCCGACGCGCTCAGGGACCTGTCCGGCCGCAACGGTGACGAATTGCGAACAGACCGTCGGCAGAAATACCTCAACATCGGCCGAAATCTCTGA
- a CDS encoding shikimate kinase yields the protein MNDVTEPVSATLAERAKLALGKRNLVFIGLMGAGKSAIGRLTAQALGIPFIDSDHEIERVSRMTISELFAAYGEEEFRALEARVLKRLLRSGPRVVSTGGGAYINERSRRQIKKGGMTIWLNAELDVLWERVNKRDTRPLLKTENPKQTLENLMRARYPIYAEADLTVQSRDVKKEMIVEEVLIAIADRQKAQSHD from the coding sequence ATGAACGACGTGACCGAACCGGTTTCCGCGACGCTCGCCGAACGGGCGAAGCTCGCCCTCGGTAAGCGCAATCTCGTTTTCATCGGATTGATGGGAGCGGGAAAATCGGCAATCGGCCGACTGACCGCGCAGGCGCTCGGCATTCCTTTTATCGATTCCGATCATGAGATCGAACGGGTTTCCCGCATGACGATCAGCGAGCTTTTCGCGGCCTATGGCGAGGAAGAATTTCGCGCGCTCGAGGCCCGCGTGCTGAAACGGCTCTTGAGATCCGGCCCCCGGGTGGTCTCCACTGGCGGCGGCGCCTACATCAACGAACGCTCGCGCCGGCAGATCAAGAAGGGCGGCATGACGATCTGGCTCAATGCGGAGCTCGACGTGTTGTGGGAGCGGGTGAACAAGCGCGACACCCGGCCGCTTCTGAAAACCGAGAACCCGAAACAGACGCTCGAAAACCTGATGCGAGCACGTTACCCGATCTATGCGGAGGCGGATCTGACCGTCCAATCGCGCGACGTGAAGAAGGAGATGATCGTCGAGGAGGTTCTCATCGCCATCGCCGATCGCCAGAAAGCTCAAAGCCATGACTAG
- a CDS encoding J domain-containing protein: MSAMKLDSKYFDRIRTRRRVEPRAEPSAPVCQWDGCDKKAMHRAPVGRNAEGEYFMFCFEHVKEYNKGYNYFSGLSDSEIARYQKEAVTGHRPTWTVGVNRNARNGPSQSQMRSGTAGAQARMRDPFGFFNEARARSARHEPRLRKLKTLEAKAFETLGLAASATAADIKAAYKDLVKKHHPDANGGDRGSEDRFRAVIQAYQLLKQAGFC, from the coding sequence ATGTCGGCTATGAAACTCGATTCAAAATACTTCGATCGCATCCGTACGCGCCGCAGAGTGGAGCCGCGCGCAGAACCGTCTGCGCCCGTATGCCAGTGGGACGGCTGCGACAAGAAGGCGATGCATCGGGCGCCCGTCGGCCGCAACGCCGAAGGCGAATATTTCATGTTCTGCTTCGAGCATGTGAAGGAATACAACAAGGGCTACAACTATTTCTCCGGGCTTTCCGATAGCGAGATCGCGCGCTACCAGAAGGAAGCCGTGACCGGTCATCGTCCGACCTGGACCGTCGGCGTCAACAGGAACGCCCGCAATGGGCCGAGCCAGTCGCAGATGCGCTCCGGCACGGCGGGCGCGCAGGCCCGCATGCGCGATCCGTTCGGCTTCTTCAACGAGGCGCGCGCCCGGTCGGCCCGGCACGAACCGCGCCTGCGCAAGCTGAAAACGCTCGAAGCCAAGGCTTTCGAAACGCTTGGCCTTGCCGCCTCGGCAACGGCTGCCGATATCAAGGCGGCCTACAAGGATCTGGTGAAGAAGCATCACCCCGATGCAAATGGCGGAGACAGAGGATCTGAAGACCGTTTTCGCGCGGTTATTCAAGCCTATCAATTGTTAAAACAGGCTGGTTTCTGCTAA
- a CDS encoding BolA family protein, translating into MSLQSRIEQKLLDAFQPERLAVINESHLHAGHQPGFDGEGETHFRVRIVASAFSGMSRVARHRAINDLLKPELDAGLHALAVEPAAPGEPTSW; encoded by the coding sequence ATGTCGCTGCAAAGCCGGATCGAACAGAAACTCCTCGATGCCTTCCAGCCAGAGCGCCTCGCGGTGATCAACGAAAGCCATCTGCATGCCGGTCATCAGCCCGGTTTCGACGGCGAAGGCGAGACGCATTTCCGGGTCAGGATCGTCGCCAGCGCATTTTCCGGCATGAGCCGGGTGGCGCGCCACCGCGCGATCAACGACCTCTTAAAGCCTGAGCTCGATGCGGGTCTGCATGCGCTCGCCGTCGAGCCGGCCGCGCCGGGAGAGCCAACAAGCTGGTGA
- the cobS gene encoding cobaltochelatase subunit CobS, with amino-acid sequence MSKIDLDISNLPDTTISVREVFGIDTDLRVPAYSKGDAYVPDVDPDYLFDRETTLAILAGFAHNRRVMVAGYHGTGKSTHIEQVAARLNWPCVRVNLDSHVSRIDLVGKDAIVVKDGLQVTEFKDGILPWAYQHNVALVFDEYDAGRPDVMFVIQRVLESSGRLTLLDQSRVIRPHPAFRLFATANTVGLGDTTGLYHGTQQINQAQMDRWSIVTTLNYLPHDKEVDIVAAKVKGFTADKGRETVSKMVRVADLTRAAFINGDLSTVMSPRTVITWAENAYIFGDIAFAFRVTFLNKCDELERALVAEHYQRAFGVELKESAANIVLEATA; translated from the coding sequence ATGAGCAAGATTGACCTCGACATTTCCAACCTCCCCGACACGACGATCTCGGTCCGGGAGGTCTTCGGCATTGATACGGATTTGCGCGTTCCTGCCTATTCGAAGGGCGACGCCTATGTGCCCGACGTCGACCCCGACTATCTCTTCGATCGCGAAACGACGCTCGCCATTCTTGCAGGGTTCGCCCACAACCGACGCGTCATGGTCGCCGGCTATCACGGGACCGGCAAGTCCACCCATATCGAGCAGGTCGCAGCGCGGCTCAACTGGCCCTGCGTGCGCGTCAACCTCGACAGCCATGTCAGCCGTATCGACCTCGTCGGCAAGGATGCGATCGTCGTCAAGGACGGGCTGCAGGTCACCGAGTTCAAGGACGGCATCCTGCCCTGGGCCTACCAGCACAATGTCGCGCTCGTCTTCGACGAATACGATGCCGGCCGTCCGGACGTCATGTTCGTTATCCAGCGCGTGCTCGAATCGTCGGGCCGCCTGACCCTGCTCGACCAGAGCCGCGTCATTCGTCCGCACCCGGCCTTCCGCCTGTTTGCGACCGCAAACACGGTCGGCCTTGGCGACACGACCGGCCTCTATCACGGCACGCAGCAGATCAACCAGGCGCAGATGGACCGCTGGTCGATCGTCACCACGCTCAACTATCTGCCGCATGACAAGGAGGTCGACATCGTCGCCGCCAAGGTCAAGGGCTTCACTGCCGACAAGGGCCGCGAGACGGTATCGAAGATGGTTCGCGTCGCGGACCTGACGCGTGCGGCTTTCATCAATGGCGACCTTTCGACGGTCATGAGCCCGCGTACGGTCATCACCTGGGCGGAGAACGCCTATATCTTCGGCGATATCGCCTTTGCCTTCCGCGTGACGTTCCTCAACAAGTGCGACGAGCTGGAGCGGGCGTTAGTCGCCGAGCACTACCAGCGGGCCTTCGGCGTCGAGCTCAAGGAGAGCGCCGCCAACATCGTGCTGGAAGCCACCGCCTAA
- the xerD gene encoding site-specific tyrosine recombinase XerD, with translation MTDRSAAYVESFLEMMSAERGAATNTLQSYERDLEDALSFLRTRGIRLADASADDLRSYLSHLAGEGFKSSSQARRLSALRQFYKFLYAEGLRGDDPTGILDAPKKGRALPKTLSIDDVTRLIGQAEAEAAAGGEDTLAKLRMHALIELLYATGMRVSELVSLPASVLSQNGRFLVIRGKGNKERLVPLSQAAISAMRAYGDALRSANAEADRPEESPWLFPSHGKAGYLPRQVFARDLKGLAARGGIRVATISPHVLRHAFASHLLANGADLRAVQELLGHSDISTTQIYTHVLEERLHDLVQNHHPLAKQAKKQD, from the coding sequence ATGACCGACCGATCCGCCGCCTATGTCGAGTCCTTCCTGGAGATGATGAGCGCCGAGCGCGGCGCTGCGACCAATACGCTGCAATCCTATGAGCGCGATCTGGAAGACGCGCTCTCCTTCCTGCGGACCCGTGGCATACGGCTGGCCGATGCCTCGGCCGACGACTTGAGAAGCTACCTTTCACATCTCGCCGGCGAGGGATTCAAGTCCTCGTCGCAGGCGCGCCGCCTGTCCGCATTGCGGCAATTCTACAAGTTTCTTTACGCCGAGGGCCTCAGGGGCGACGATCCGACCGGAATTCTCGACGCGCCGAAGAAGGGGCGCGCGCTGCCGAAGACGCTCAGCATCGATGACGTGACCAGGCTGATCGGCCAGGCGGAAGCGGAAGCCGCCGCCGGCGGTGAAGACACGCTGGCAAAACTGCGCATGCACGCGCTGATCGAGCTTCTCTACGCGACGGGGATGCGTGTCAGCGAACTCGTCTCTCTGCCAGCAAGCGTGCTCTCGCAAAACGGCCGCTTCCTCGTCATTCGCGGCAAGGGCAACAAGGAAAGGCTGGTGCCGCTGTCGCAGGCCGCCATCAGTGCCATGCGCGCCTATGGCGACGCGCTCCGATCGGCGAATGCGGAGGCAGACCGGCCCGAGGAGAGCCCATGGCTCTTTCCATCCCACGGAAAGGCCGGCTATCTGCCGCGCCAGGTATTCGCACGCGACCTCAAAGGCCTCGCGGCGCGTGGCGGCATAAGGGTCGCGACCATCTCGCCGCACGTGCTGCGCCATGCCTTCGCCAGCCACCTGCTCGCCAACGGCGCCGACCTGCGTGCCGTGCAGGAACTCCTCGGCCATTCGGACATTTCAACGACACAAATCTATACCCATGTGCTTGAAGAACGGCTGCATGACCTCGTGCAAAACCATCACCCCCTTGCCAAACAGGCGAAAAAACAGGATTAG
- a CDS encoding L,D-transpeptidase family protein, translating into MRFRNLVATAAIAAALAGCTNETLDSVNLSSVKSKTNYELSGKITAKMSELGMQKTSPIALRIFKEEGTLEVWKANTANRFQLLKSYKICAWSGKLGPKVKEGDRQAPEGFYPLFPHQMNPNSNYYLAINTGFPNTYDKANGRSGTHLMIHGACSSSGCYSMTDEQIIEIFALARDAFKGGQQSVQLQAFPFRMTAENMARHRDNPNIEFWKMLKTGYDQFEVTKRPPEVNVCERKYVFNQQSDGAFNPMGQCPAMSTPPALQVAMASFEKDYQRDYDKALKKYEGMVWYEPTEAERKAIVADQRKGRELAYAPTGTSLDAGKLMKVSDLEKKLADQKAAEEAKQAALIQKEALEKATRGGASVPVPQASPIERPVLQAAIHPAPARKSFWNLFSASEPEVAAPAPAVQAPEQPATAQSAAPQPAANQQPAGDQKQAPAPAGNNAQVAAAPADNSQAAAEQPAAEQPKKRPFWKIWGN; encoded by the coding sequence ATGCGTTTCAGGAACCTTGTCGCCACCGCCGCTATCGCAGCCGCGCTCGCCGGCTGCACCAACGAGACGCTGGATTCGGTCAATCTCTCCTCGGTCAAGAGCAAGACCAACTATGAACTCTCCGGCAAGATAACCGCCAAGATGAGCGAACTCGGGATGCAGAAGACGTCCCCGATCGCTCTCAGGATCTTCAAGGAAGAAGGCACGCTCGAAGTCTGGAAGGCCAACACCGCGAACCGCTTCCAGCTCCTGAAGAGTTACAAGATCTGCGCGTGGTCCGGAAAACTCGGCCCTAAGGTGAAGGAAGGCGACCGGCAGGCGCCGGAAGGGTTCTATCCGCTGTTCCCGCACCAGATGAACCCCAATTCCAATTACTATCTCGCGATCAACACCGGGTTCCCGAACACCTACGATAAGGCGAACGGCCGTTCCGGCACGCATCTGATGATCCATGGCGCCTGCTCTTCGTCGGGCTGCTACTCGATGACCGACGAGCAGATCATCGAGATCTTCGCGCTTGCGCGTGACGCCTTCAAGGGCGGCCAGCAAAGCGTCCAGCTCCAAGCCTTTCCCTTCCGCATGACCGCGGAGAACATGGCCCGCCATCGCGACAACCCGAACATCGAGTTCTGGAAGATGCTGAAGACGGGCTACGACCAGTTCGAGGTGACCAAACGCCCGCCGGAAGTGAATGTCTGCGAGAGGAAGTACGTCTTCAACCAGCAGAGCGACGGCGCGTTCAATCCGATGGGCCAATGCCCCGCCATGTCGACGCCGCCGGCCTTGCAGGTGGCGATGGCCAGCTTCGAGAAGGATTACCAGCGCGACTACGACAAGGCACTGAAGAAGTACGAAGGCATGGTCTGGTATGAGCCGACCGAAGCGGAGCGCAAGGCGATCGTCGCCGACCAGCGCAAAGGCCGCGAGCTCGCCTATGCCCCAACCGGCACTTCGCTTGACGCCGGCAAGCTGATGAAGGTGAGCGACCTCGAAAAGAAGCTCGCCGACCAGAAGGCGGCCGAGGAAGCCAAGCAGGCGGCGCTGATCCAGAAGGAGGCGCTGGAGAAAGCGACCCGCGGCGGGGCAAGTGTTCCGGTACCACAGGCAAGCCCGATCGAGCGCCCTGTTCTGCAGGCCGCCATCCACCCGGCGCCCGCCAGGAAATCCTTCTGGAACCTGTTCTCTGCAAGCGAGCCGGAGGTGGCGGCCCCCGCGCCGGCGGTCCAGGCACCCGAGCAGCCGGCCACCGCTCAGTCGGCTGCACCGCAGCCCGCGGCAAACCAGCAGCCGGCAGGCGACCAGAAGCAGGCACCCGCGCCGGCCGGAAACAACGCACAGGTGGCCGCGGCTCCGGCGGATAACTCGCAGGCAGCCGCCGAACAACCCGCCGCCGAGCAACCGAAGAAGCGCCCGTTCTGGAAGATCTGGGGCAATTGA